In Colletes latitarsis isolate SP2378_abdomen chromosome 12, iyColLati1, whole genome shotgun sequence, the sequence GACTGACAAGTACTGGTCGAAAATGGTGACGAAGATCTgtaacagccaatcagcgggctgcagcaagagtggggatgtaagatACATGCAACTGacttaataaatttataataatatattacatGGACTGAATGTTCATATATTTCAGGACAGAAGGAAAGTGAAGTTTTGCAAATAAAGATCAACAATGGATCGGTATTTCTAATAAGTATTTTGTTTGTATTTGTTTACAAAATGAGTTATAATTACTCGCGGAGATACCTTCGATTTGCGAACTAACGACATGTACACTTAATTATTAAGTAATATGAACGTAAATTATAGATCGATACTGCATGAGATTATTTTAAAAAGAAGGTACATCACCAAGCGAAGGGCGCAACATAAACGACACAAATGATAACATTATATTCGATTTTACTTTTGGCCACATATCCGTAGACCTTGTCACAGTTATATAATCCTACGAAGCCGAGATATGATACATAAAGATGAACATGAAACAATGTTAAATATTATGGTTTACCTCTCACGATATTAAATAGTCCACAAGCATAATGTTTCATGCATATCTATGAGATATATTTTGCATACATTCTAGAAACTACAACCTGAGCCAAGACTTAAAGATTTCTGGTTTATCACTACACTTTCGATGAGTAAATAGCAAGAAATTTTCGGGATCCAACAGACCCCTAATAGCTTTTCATTTGTAAGGACAGTCTGTGCCTTTGTTTCGTGTTTTTTGTATATACAATAACATGTTTCGCAGGATGCGCCCAAGGCAGTGATCGTAAATGAAATTATTCTCATGATTGTTTCTAAGACACATACTCATATGTATTCATTCACCATTCAAACAGACTCTTATTAAATACGTACACTATTTATACCGTGTCAATCATCCTTTCTTCACTGAAACGGAATAGACACGTTTCTGGAGTTTGTGTTATTAGAATATATTGTTTCCGAAGCATCAAGCTTCAAACATCCTGCTTCGATGCGAAGTTCTGCGATATAATGGAACGAGGCAAAGCTCGCGGATGGTAAACTATTACGTAACATACTGTATTATTCTCAATACATTGGAATGATCAGTCTCTTCTCACAGAGTTGGCTCTCAACTGCTTTCTAAATAGATCCAGCCGATCGACAAGCCAAGCGAGGCAAccacatttttataaaatttatgaaatattaatGAGTTTGAGGAATTAAATACATGCTGCAAGCGCCAAGAACTGGCAAGTCTAACAGGGCATTTCTTTTAATATCATCTTTCACTATTAAGGAAGAGATACGTGTAAATGTTAAGATACAAATTCACCGCGTACTGCGTCTGTTAGCATTACGTAATTGTTTTTCAATTTCAAACTGCCGTAAATCTGCCCTCTGCAGAAAGTCTTGACGTTCTAAATACCCATCCTTGCCCTTATTATGAGTAGTAATCTCTTCCTCTAAATTTTCTTCCTTCTTATAGCTATCCCAATCCAATTTGGATTTTTCCAATGTACtaatttttgcctttttccctatTTGACCGAGAACAGAAGAAATACCTCCTAAACCAGCTCTTTTGAAACCTCTTCCTTTTCCAGAGCCTTTTCCCGTAGAGGAAGTAGAATTTTCTGTTTTGTCTGAATTTTCAGCAGAAGAAAGCGACAATCTAGCTTCCGCGGAATCTACCGATACTTCCTTCTCGACCTTCACTTCCTCACCagcaaattcaaatattttagtTATTTTTACTTTCTCTTCTATTTTTGGCTTTTCTAAAGGTAATGTCTTTTCTTTCGATTTATTTGTTGAATTTTGAGGCTTTGGTTTAGATACAACCGCTTCAAGAAATAAAaagataagtatgcgaaaaatagcaGTTATAAACTATTGCAAGGAAACTAAAACTTACCTGTATCTTTCATGAAATCGGCCCACAGAGAATCAGCTTTTTTCTTTTGTTCTTCTTCCGTAAGATTCTTTTTCTCTTTAGACTCTTCCAGTTCTACCTCATTTACGTCGCTTTCATCATTTTGTCCAGATCTTTTGTTTTTCTTAGATTTAGACTTTGTAACCCTGTTTCTCTTCCTTCCTCTCTTCTTCGTGGTTTCTCTCTTATTTTCATCATTTTCATCTTCAGGCCCACTTTCAGCATCACCTTCAGATTCTACTTCGGACACCGGATCGCTATCTGCACCATCAGGAACATAATCTTCATCGTCTTCGTCAGAATCAGAAGGCAACTGGTGTTCCTCGGTCATATTCAGTTAAAACCTAACTGATCAAGTTCCTATAaccaaataataatattacaccACAAATAGAAGTAATTTTGAATCAACTCAGGCACTACTTGGAGATACTTCTATCgtattaaagttattaatcaTTATACTAAGTCTTTGAACTAGCAAGCAATTATGAAAACATTTGAATACTTCTTGTTATTTAcaacaaaataaaagaaaacgtCTGGACCCCAAAATTACCCAGTATATCTATATTGATTAAACAAAAGGAACTTTATAAAATACACAAAGTATAAATAATAAACAtcattaaaattttaagtttatcATGGTTGGTATACAAATATACACCCTAACCTCTTCGAC encodes:
- the Yeti gene encoding yeti, with amino-acid sequence MTEEHQLPSDSDEDDEDYVPDGADSDPVSEVESEGDAESGPEDENDENKRETTKKRGRKRNRVTKSKSKKNKRSGQNDESDVNEVELEESKEKKNLTEEEQKKKADSLWADFMKDTAVVSKPKPQNSTNKSKEKTLPLEKPKIEEKVKITKIFEFAGEEVKVEKEVSVDSAEARLSLSSAENSDKTENSTSSTGKGSGKGRGFKRAGLGGISSVLGQIGKKAKISTLEKSKLDWDSYKKEENLEEEITTHNKGKDGYLERQDFLQRADLRQFEIEKQLRNANRRSTR